One window of Sphingomonas sp. KC8 genomic DNA carries:
- the aroB gene encoding 3-dehydroquinate synthase: protein MGVDVALGDRKYAIDIEAGALDRAGELLRPYVRRNHFVIVTDESVAQAQLGRLAASLDAAGIGHDVITLPAGESTKSWKNLEIVTDRLLELEIERSDNIVALGGGVIGDLTGFAASILKRGCGFVQVPTTLLAQVDSSVGGKTAINSRAGKNLIGSFHQPAYVLIDPTTLDTLPLREVRAGYAEVVKYGLIDSPEFFDWCEAHGPALLAGDSAAREYAIQRSVAAKAAIVADDERETSGRRALLNLGHTFGHALEAETGFSDRLLHGEAVAAGMALAFGFSAAQGLCPADDAVRVRAHLEAAGLPATLAAAGVNASGATLVAHMMHDKKMAGGRLPFLLARGIGHTFLAKDVDLAAVAAFLDGAD, encoded by the coding sequence ATCGGGGTCGATGTCGCCCTTGGCGACCGCAAATATGCCATCGATATCGAAGCAGGCGCGCTCGATCGCGCGGGCGAATTGCTGCGCCCTTATGTGCGCCGTAACCACTTCGTAATCGTCACCGACGAATCCGTCGCACAGGCCCAGTTGGGGCGCCTCGCCGCCAGCCTCGATGCCGCCGGGATCGGCCATGATGTGATCACCCTGCCGGCGGGCGAATCGACCAAAAGCTGGAAAAACCTCGAAATCGTCACCGATCGCCTGCTCGAACTCGAAATCGAACGCAGCGACAATATCGTGGCCCTGGGCGGCGGCGTGATCGGCGACCTCACCGGCTTCGCCGCGTCCATCCTCAAGCGCGGCTGCGGTTTCGTTCAGGTGCCGACCACCCTGCTCGCCCAGGTCGATTCGTCGGTCGGCGGCAAGACCGCGATCAACAGCCGCGCCGGCAAGAATCTGATCGGCAGTTTCCACCAGCCAGCCTATGTCCTGATCGATCCGACGACGCTCGATACGCTGCCGCTGCGCGAAGTCCGCGCCGGCTATGCCGAGGTCGTGAAATATGGCCTGATTGATTCGCCCGAATTTTTCGACTGGTGCGAAGCCCACGGCCCGGCCCTTCTCGCCGGCGACAGCGCCGCGCGCGAATATGCGATCCAGCGCAGCGTTGCCGCCAAGGCTGCGATCGTGGCGGATGACGAACGCGAAACCAGCGGCCGGCGCGCATTGCTCAATCTCGGCCACACCTTCGGCCATGCGCTGGAAGCCGAAACCGGTTTCTCCGATCGCCTGCTGCATGGCGAAGCCGTCGCCGCCGGCATGGCGCTCGCCTTCGGCTTTTCCGCAGCCCAAGGGCTATGCCCGGCGGACGATGCCGTCCGCGTCCGCGCCCATCTCGAAGCCGCCGGCCTGCCCGCAACCCTGGCCGCAGCCGGGGTCAACGCATCGGGCGCAACGCTCGTCGCGCACATGATGCATGACAAGAAGATGGCCGGCGGCCGCCTGCCCTTCCTGCTCGCGCGTGGCATCGGCCATACATTCCTGGCCAAGGATGTGGATCTCGCCGCCGTCGCCGCCTTCCTCGACGGGGCCGATTAA